Proteins from one Arthrobacter sp. DNA4 genomic window:
- a CDS encoding type III restriction-modification system endonuclease — MKLQFKVHQYQTDAVDSVVGCFAGQPRDDGVSYRIDPGRQTQQALTEDSGLRNAEIVLSPTQVLANIQAVQRSRNLPLSSALVPSKAGPINLDIEMETGTGKTYVYIKTIMELKKLYGWSKFIIVVPSVAIREGVKKSFDITAEHFQQIYGTKPRSFIYNSSQLHELERFSSDAGVQVMIINIQAFNAVSKDNRRIYDVLDDFQSRKPIDVISANRPIVIIDEPQKIGAAKSLEALSRFRALMVLRYSATHKVEHNKVHRLDAIDAYNQKLVKKIAVRGITVKGLAGSTAYLYLDAIEIAKGAGPRARVELEVQTKSGIKRQVKRLDRGARLHDISGGIEAYKDLIITDIDANRDVIELSDGSIVASGQITADVTEEAKRRIQIREVIRAHLDKERELFAQGIKVLSLFFIDEVAKYRDYERGDTLGDYARVFEEEYRALAADELSQLDFDIEAEAYRHHLGSILVEKTHQGYFSIDKKTKQLVDPSVTTRGEDAGQSADVGAYDLILKNKERLLSFDEPVRFIFSHSALREGWDNPNVFVMGMLKKSDNTVSRRQEIGRGLRLAVDQHGERMDNPVTVHDINELTVVTDESYTDFVAGLQKEISESLASRPRKASVKYFVGKTFATESGESLVEEPLAAALYKYLVKNDYINDDDSISDAYKTARDAGTLAEPNSDVLKPVIDYLWPLIDGLYIGVPVPDDGRKPKRIPLNEQNFAKKEFKDLWNRISQKAVYQVEFESNELIDKCVAALDAHLKVNAMQYVVQSGEQRAELDSDDLAAGTVFSVSSTSTHAGTISAGSQVKYDLLGEITEKTQLTRRTAGSVLRRINPSTFAKYRQNPEHFIAEATRLINEQKATVIVQHLTYDTLAERHDTAIFTANQTKQDFVKAGEKLKKHIYDYVVTDSKGERAFVTELDTSDEVVVYAKLPRGFFIPTPVGDYNPDWAIAFREGAVRHVYFVAETKGSLSSMQLRGVEEAKIECARKFFAELSRKHDETVTYDVVTDYSQLMQLVGG; from the coding sequence ATGAAACTTCAGTTCAAGGTTCATCAGTACCAAACGGACGCAGTCGACTCGGTGGTCGGATGCTTCGCAGGGCAGCCACGCGATGACGGGGTAAGCTACCGAATTGACCCTGGACGGCAGACGCAGCAGGCACTGACGGAGGATTCGGGCCTGCGCAACGCCGAGATCGTGCTGAGCCCGACGCAGGTCCTGGCAAATATTCAGGCTGTACAGCGCAGCCGCAATCTGCCCTTGTCTTCTGCGCTCGTGCCGAGCAAGGCAGGGCCGATCAATCTGGACATCGAGATGGAGACCGGGACGGGCAAGACCTACGTCTACATCAAGACGATCATGGAGCTGAAGAAGCTTTACGGATGGTCGAAGTTCATCATTGTGGTGCCGAGCGTGGCGATTCGCGAGGGTGTAAAGAAGTCGTTCGACATCACAGCTGAGCATTTCCAACAGATCTACGGCACCAAGCCTCGCTCGTTTATCTATAACTCCTCGCAGCTGCACGAACTGGAGCGGTTCAGCTCCGACGCCGGCGTCCAGGTGATGATTATCAACATCCAGGCGTTCAACGCCGTAAGCAAGGACAACCGGCGCATCTACGACGTGCTCGACGACTTCCAGTCCAGGAAGCCGATCGACGTGATCAGTGCGAATCGCCCGATCGTTATCATCGATGAGCCGCAGAAGATCGGTGCCGCTAAGTCCTTGGAAGCGCTGTCGCGATTCCGGGCACTGATGGTGCTGCGCTACTCAGCCACGCATAAGGTCGAGCACAACAAAGTGCACCGGCTCGATGCAATAGATGCCTACAACCAGAAGCTCGTGAAAAAGATCGCCGTGCGCGGCATCACGGTCAAGGGTCTGGCGGGGAGCACCGCCTACCTGTATCTGGACGCGATTGAGATCGCGAAGGGGGCAGGGCCCCGTGCGCGGGTTGAGCTGGAGGTGCAGACGAAGAGCGGCATCAAGCGGCAGGTCAAACGGCTCGACCGCGGAGCTCGGCTCCATGACATCTCCGGTGGGATCGAGGCATACAAGGACCTCATAATCACCGACATCGACGCTAACCGCGACGTCATCGAGCTTAGCGATGGCAGCATCGTGGCCTCCGGGCAGATCACTGCGGACGTGACCGAAGAGGCTAAGCGCCGCATCCAGATTCGTGAGGTCATCCGCGCTCATCTGGACAAGGAGCGCGAGCTCTTCGCGCAAGGCATCAAGGTGCTATCGCTGTTCTTCATCGACGAGGTGGCCAAATACCGCGACTACGAGCGTGGCGACACGCTCGGGGACTATGCACGCGTCTTTGAGGAGGAGTACCGGGCACTGGCGGCCGACGAGCTGAGCCAGCTGGACTTCGACATCGAGGCGGAGGCATACCGTCACCATCTGGGATCAATCCTTGTAGAGAAAACGCATCAGGGCTATTTCTCAATCGACAAGAAGACCAAGCAGCTGGTCGACCCAAGCGTGACCACACGCGGCGAGGATGCGGGCCAGTCCGCGGATGTCGGGGCCTACGACCTGATCCTTAAGAACAAGGAGCGACTGCTCTCGTTCGACGAGCCCGTGCGGTTTATCTTCAGCCACTCGGCGCTGCGCGAAGGCTGGGACAACCCCAACGTCTTTGTCATGGGCATGCTCAAGAAGAGCGATAATACGGTCTCCCGCCGCCAGGAGATCGGTCGCGGCCTGCGACTCGCCGTCGACCAGCACGGCGAGCGGATGGACAACCCCGTCACCGTGCACGATATCAACGAGCTGACCGTCGTCACTGACGAGTCCTACACCGACTTCGTGGCGGGCCTACAAAAGGAGATCAGCGAGTCGCTCGCCTCTCGCCCCCGGAAGGCGAGCGTTAAGTACTTCGTGGGCAAGACGTTCGCCACCGAATCCGGCGAGAGCCTCGTCGAGGAACCACTGGCAGCAGCGCTGTACAAGTACCTCGTCAAGAATGACTACATCAACGACGACGACAGCATCTCCGACGCCTACAAGACCGCCCGGGATGCAGGCACTCTCGCCGAGCCGAACTCGGACGTACTCAAGCCGGTTATTGACTACCTCTGGCCGCTCATTGACGGGCTTTACATTGGCGTTCCAGTGCCGGATGACGGGCGCAAGCCAAAGCGCATCCCGCTGAACGAACAGAACTTCGCCAAGAAGGAGTTCAAGGATCTCTGGAACCGCATCAGCCAAAAGGCCGTCTATCAAGTCGAGTTTGAATCGAACGAACTGATCGACAAGTGCGTCGCGGCGCTTGACGCCCACCTGAAGGTCAACGCGATGCAGTACGTCGTGCAGTCCGGCGAGCAACGTGCCGAGCTCGACTCAGACGATCTGGCGGCCGGGACCGTTTTTTCTGTTAGCTCGACGAGCACACATGCGGGGACGATCTCGGCGGGGTCCCAAGTCAAGTACGACCTCCTCGGCGAGATCACAGAAAAGACCCAGCTCACGCGCCGGACGGCCGGTTCGGTCCTGCGAAGGATCAACCCCTCGACGTTTGCGAAATACCGGCAAAACCCCGAGCACTTCATCGCAGAGGCCACGCGGCTTATTAACGAGCAGAAGGCCACCGTGATCGTTCAGCACCTGACCTACGACACGCTTGCCGAGCGGCACGATACCGCAATCTTTACCGCAAACCAGACTAAGCAGGACTTCGTCAAGGCGGGGGAGAAGCTGAAGAAGCACATCTACGACTACGTCGTCACCGATTCCAAGGGCGAACGCGCCTTCGTCACGGAGTTGGATACCAGCGACGAGGTTGTCGTCTACGCTAAGCTCCCACGCGGCTTCTTCATTCCAACTCCGGTTGGTGACTATAACCCCGACTGGGCCATTGCCTTCCGGGAAGGCGCAGTTCGGCACGTCTACTTCGTGGCGGAGACCAAGGGCTCGTTGTCCTCGATGCAGCTTCGCGGGGTTGAGGAGGCCAAGATCGAATGCGCCCGAAAGTTCTTCGCCGAGCTGAGCCGCAAGCATGATGAGACCGTGACTTATGACGTTGTGACCGACTATAGCCAGCTCATGCAGCTCGTCGGGGGATAG
- a CDS encoding Fpg/Nei family DNA glycosylase, with the protein MPELPEVAGLAAFLDEQLRGCVVTKLQVVSFAVLKTADPPYNAIEGRTVSGVRRFGKFISIDTDGISLVFHLARAGWVRFTDSPADSQLRMGKGLIAVRGAFSGPDGPRGLDLTEAGTKKSLAVYVVRDPQQVPGIAALGPDPFTEAFDAGMLAEILAGSSQQIKGLLRSQSVIAGIGNAYSDEILHAARISPFAIAKSLDRETVQVLYDAIHSVLGEALAEAAGKPPKDLKDVKRSHMRVHARAYQPCPVCGDTVREVSFADTALQYCPTCQTKGKILADRRTSKFLK; encoded by the coding sequence ATGCCGGAACTGCCGGAAGTCGCAGGCCTGGCCGCGTTCCTTGATGAACAGCTGCGCGGCTGCGTGGTCACCAAACTGCAGGTTGTCTCCTTCGCCGTGCTCAAGACGGCCGATCCTCCCTATAACGCCATCGAGGGCCGCACTGTGTCCGGCGTCCGGCGGTTCGGGAAGTTCATCAGCATCGACACCGACGGCATATCCCTGGTGTTCCACCTGGCACGGGCCGGATGGGTGCGTTTCACCGACTCTCCCGCCGACAGCCAGCTCCGGATGGGCAAGGGCCTCATCGCGGTCCGGGGCGCATTCTCCGGACCGGATGGCCCGCGCGGACTGGACCTGACGGAAGCGGGCACCAAGAAGAGCCTGGCTGTCTACGTAGTGCGTGATCCGCAGCAGGTGCCAGGCATCGCCGCGCTGGGCCCGGACCCTTTCACGGAAGCGTTCGACGCCGGCATGTTGGCTGAGATCCTCGCCGGCAGTTCGCAGCAGATCAAGGGCCTCCTGCGCAGCCAGAGCGTTATCGCGGGGATCGGCAACGCTTACAGCGACGAGATCCTGCACGCGGCCCGCATCTCGCCGTTCGCCATCGCGAAATCCCTGGACCGGGAGACTGTGCAGGTTCTGTACGACGCCATCCACAGCGTGCTGGGCGAAGCACTCGCGGAGGCGGCCGGCAAGCCGCCAAAGGATCTTAAGGACGTCAAACGCAGCCATATGAGGGTCCACGCCCGGGCTTACCAGCCCTGCCCGGTCTGCGGTGACACCGTCCGCGAAGTGTCGTTTGCGGACACCGCACTGCAGTACTGCCCCACATGCCAGACCAAGGGCAAGATCCTGGCTGACCGGCGGACCTCGAAGTTCCTGAAGTAG
- a CDS encoding polysaccharide deacetylase family protein — MHGAIRAQWAALGWEHSRLGYPTSDEYGITGGRRSDFQHGSILWHEASSRIEVIHATIPASLLGVDLERIPTTQKVVALTFDAGANDAGLRSILSTLAANGVPGTFFLTGNWVNQFPSDPALIYNAGNRIGNHSMTHPDFTTLTDAQIAAEIGGAQRAIEAAGGDPLPFFRFPFGARDSRTIADVNGAGYAAVRWTVDTLGWQGTMNGTRGPDFIVQRVMASAQPGEIVLMHLGSNPDDGSTLDAAALPQVISQLRAAGYGFVTLDAALG, encoded by the coding sequence GTGCATGGAGCCATCCGGGCCCAGTGGGCGGCCCTCGGTTGGGAGCACAGCAGGCTCGGCTACCCGACCAGCGACGAGTACGGCATCACGGGCGGACGCCGCAGCGACTTCCAGCACGGTTCGATCCTGTGGCATGAGGCCAGCAGCAGGATTGAGGTCATCCATGCCACTATCCCGGCTTCACTTTTGGGCGTGGACCTCGAGCGCATTCCGACCACGCAGAAAGTTGTCGCGCTCACGTTCGACGCCGGCGCCAACGACGCCGGCCTGCGATCGATCCTCAGCACCCTCGCAGCCAACGGGGTCCCAGGCACGTTCTTCCTCACCGGAAACTGGGTCAACCAGTTCCCCTCCGACCCGGCCCTGATCTACAACGCGGGGAATCGAATCGGCAACCACTCCATGACCCACCCGGACTTCACCACCCTGACCGATGCCCAGATCGCGGCCGAGATCGGCGGCGCGCAGAGGGCCATCGAGGCCGCAGGAGGCGACCCGCTCCCGTTCTTCCGCTTCCCGTTCGGCGCCCGCGATTCGCGCACGATCGCCGATGTCAACGGCGCCGGCTACGCGGCGGTCCGGTGGACCGTCGACACCCTTGGCTGGCAGGGCACTATGAACGGAACGCGCGGCCCGGACTTTATTGTCCAGCGCGTCATGGCTTCCGCGCAGCCCGGTGAGATCGTCCTGATGCACCTCGGCTCGAACCCGGACGACGGCTCAACGCTCGACGCTGCGGCCCTCCCCCAAGTGATCTCCCAGCTCCGGGCTGCAGGCTACGGCTTCGTCACCCTCGACGCCGCCCTCGGCTGA
- a CDS encoding DUF4391 domain-containing protein: protein MTASLYRWPQAAAFGRVVPKTKFYEHTTISTQVREKFTSQVQRITWAYKLAEATVRLRGDTGVPEMQVFVIDAKDDDVSDEVLIAVDKAVQFPVIFEINRGLDFNARTRMTAAYKKPGAGVMKVSAYFTSEWLPADSPRVPLPPAVDLAGLYGSLLTPMMPIAVRLGETLSAVTDRMDQVRKLDREIVKLEKRLRSEPQLNRKVELRRQLRMQTALLSALTDTATPETEDITWRS, encoded by the coding sequence ATGACGGCCTCGCTGTATCGCTGGCCCCAAGCAGCAGCCTTCGGACGCGTGGTTCCCAAGACAAAGTTCTACGAGCACACTACGATCTCTACTCAGGTGCGGGAGAAGTTCACCTCACAGGTACAGCGCATCACCTGGGCATACAAGCTCGCCGAGGCGACAGTCCGGCTTCGCGGCGACACGGGGGTGCCCGAGATGCAGGTGTTCGTCATCGATGCCAAGGACGACGACGTCAGCGACGAGGTGCTCATCGCCGTCGACAAGGCTGTACAGTTCCCTGTCATCTTCGAGATCAACCGTGGCCTAGACTTCAATGCCCGCACGCGCATGACCGCCGCGTACAAGAAGCCCGGCGCTGGGGTCATGAAGGTGAGCGCGTACTTCACATCTGAATGGCTGCCCGCGGACTCACCTCGAGTGCCGCTACCCCCAGCGGTCGACCTGGCTGGTCTCTACGGCAGCCTTCTGACGCCGATGATGCCAATCGCCGTGCGGCTCGGCGAGACTTTGTCTGCGGTCACCGACAGGATGGACCAGGTCCGCAAGCTCGACCGCGAGATCGTGAAACTGGAAAAGAGACTTCGAAGCGAACCCCAGCTCAACCGCAAGGTCGAGCTGCGGCGGCAGCTTCGAATGCAAACTGCCCTACTCAGCGCGCTTACCGACACCGCTACACCCGAAACCGAGGACATCACGTGGAGAAGCTGA
- a CDS encoding site-specific DNA-methyltransferase, whose amino-acid sequence MEKLTMHSSDLTERNIGKIAELFPTVITEGVDDEGNPTRAIDFDLLRQELSPHIIEGPQERYQLDWPEKREALFAANAPIAKTLRPVRGESLNFDTTQNLFIEGDNLDVLKLLQESYLGKVKLIYIDPPYNTGSDLVYKDDFSATKAEYLAKSGQVDAAGNRLVVNTESNGRFHSDWLTMIYPRLKLARRLLTDDGLILMSIDDAEQASLRRVADEIFGERNFIAQLVWEKGRKNDAKFFSSGHEYVLVYAKSKALLRERGTEWREEKPGAREIWEEYVRLREIHGIDDEAIEKDITKWFADLPKSEPAKKWSRYRRIDASGPWRDRDISWPGGDGPRYDVIHPVTGQPCKVPEAGWRYSTSQEMQRQIALGLVVFREDHTEPPFRKAHLRPVTGELDSESEGESDDVELANQVRGSYFYKQSQAAVGHLRDLMGAKVFNNPKDHVELSRLFEYVLNGAEGIVMDFFAGSGSTAEAVFDLCARTGQNCPVILVQLPERLEDNLVTAKGSAKTTILNAIKYLQQRQKPTVIAELTKVRLELAGERVVAEKAHPKWLQDVGYRVLKVDSSNLFDLLRTPDDLLQSELDLFTDNVKPDRTGEDLLFQVLLDWGLELTMPIAVELIGEQEVFVVEDGALIACFAESVGPALVREIASRAPLRAVFRDSSFATDAERINAQQVFAEVSPATDVKAI is encoded by the coding sequence GTGGAGAAGCTGACGATGCATTCATCCGATCTGACCGAACGGAACATCGGCAAGATCGCCGAGTTGTTCCCCACCGTCATCACTGAGGGCGTCGATGACGAGGGCAATCCTACGCGCGCGATCGACTTCGACCTCCTGCGGCAGGAACTCTCACCCCACATCATTGAGGGGCCGCAGGAGCGGTACCAGCTCGACTGGCCCGAGAAGCGCGAGGCGCTCTTCGCCGCGAACGCACCCATCGCGAAAACCCTGCGTCCTGTGCGCGGGGAATCACTCAACTTCGACACCACCCAGAACCTCTTTATCGAGGGTGACAACCTCGACGTGCTCAAGCTGCTCCAAGAGTCCTACCTCGGCAAGGTCAAGCTAATCTACATCGACCCGCCCTACAACACGGGTTCCGATCTGGTCTACAAGGACGACTTCTCCGCAACGAAAGCGGAGTATCTCGCGAAGTCCGGGCAGGTTGACGCGGCTGGCAACCGGCTGGTCGTCAACACGGAATCCAACGGACGATTCCACTCAGACTGGCTCACCATGATCTATCCGCGCCTAAAGCTCGCCCGGAGGCTGTTGACCGATGACGGGCTGATCCTCATGAGCATTGACGATGCAGAGCAGGCATCACTGCGGCGAGTTGCGGACGAGATTTTCGGGGAGCGCAACTTCATCGCGCAACTGGTGTGGGAAAAAGGGCGCAAGAACGACGCAAAGTTCTTCTCATCGGGTCACGAGTACGTCCTCGTCTACGCGAAATCGAAGGCTCTATTGAGAGAGCGGGGGACAGAATGGCGCGAGGAAAAGCCTGGTGCGCGTGAGATCTGGGAAGAGTATGTGCGTCTTCGAGAGATTCACGGCATCGACGACGAGGCAATCGAGAAAGACATCACCAAGTGGTTTGCGGATCTCCCGAAATCCGAACCGGCGAAGAAGTGGTCCCGGTATCGGCGTATCGACGCGTCGGGACCGTGGCGCGACCGCGACATCTCTTGGCCCGGCGGCGACGGACCACGGTACGACGTCATCCACCCAGTCACCGGCCAGCCGTGCAAGGTGCCGGAAGCTGGATGGAGATACTCGACCTCTCAAGAAATGCAGCGACAGATCGCCCTCGGACTTGTGGTCTTCCGCGAAGACCACACTGAGCCTCCCTTCCGTAAGGCGCATCTGAGGCCAGTCACCGGAGAACTGGACTCCGAGTCGGAAGGCGAATCAGATGATGTAGAACTTGCCAATCAGGTTCGCGGTTCGTATTTCTACAAGCAATCACAAGCTGCCGTAGGTCACCTTCGCGACTTAATGGGGGCGAAGGTCTTCAATAATCCGAAAGACCACGTAGAGCTTTCGCGCTTGTTCGAGTACGTCCTGAATGGAGCGGAAGGCATTGTCATGGACTTCTTCGCTGGGTCAGGCTCGACCGCGGAGGCCGTGTTTGATTTGTGCGCTCGTACCGGCCAGAACTGCCCGGTCATCCTGGTGCAATTGCCTGAACGTCTCGAAGACAATCTCGTGACTGCCAAGGGCTCGGCGAAGACGACAATCTTGAACGCCATCAAGTACCTCCAACAGCGGCAGAAGCCGACGGTTATCGCGGAACTCACCAAGGTCCGGCTTGAATTGGCGGGTGAACGCGTCGTTGCAGAAAAAGCTCATCCAAAGTGGTTGCAAGATGTCGGATATCGTGTCCTGAAGGTTGATTCGTCAAATCTTTTCGACTTGCTTCGCACACCTGATGACCTCTTGCAGAGCGAACTTGATCTCTTCACCGACAACGTGAAGCCAGATCGGACGGGCGAGGACTTGTTGTTTCAGGTCTTGCTTGACTGGGGTCTCGAGCTAACCATGCCGATCGCCGTCGAGCTGATCGGCGAGCAAGAGGTGTTCGTCGTCGAGGACGGCGCGCTCATCGCATGCTTCGCGGAATCGGTCGGACCCGCACTCGTGCGCGAGATCGCGAGCCGCGCGCCGTTGCGTGCCGTGTTCCGCGACTCTAGCTTCGCTACTGACGCCGAGCGGATTAATGCCCAGCAAGTCTTTGCTGAGGTCTCGCCCGCGACTGATGTGAAGGCGATCTAA
- a CDS encoding helicase-related protein, producing MRIIDNVNELLGDDLKAEIVRGSRLRIAASSFSIFAFEALRKELEHLEELQFIFTSPSFVTARATDRLPKEQREFFIPHGQNGESTLYGSEFEIRLRNKMTQRAIARECAEWVRRKVRFRSNKTAAPMQQFAIVDDTAAYLPLQGFTSADLGYERGNAVSNMVTKLDEAPMTSQYMQLFDQIWHNSAQLEDVTEAVHDHIASVYAENSPARVYFLILFNLFSEFLDDVNEDVLPNDLTGYQDSAIWKSLYNFQRDAATGLINKLETYNGCILADSVGLGKTFTALAVIKYYELRNKSVLVLAPKKLAENWTNYNANLTTNIFASDRFNYDVLAHTDLSRTRGESLGIPLDRVNWGNYDLVVIDESHNFRNADFTTEKETRYGRLMRQVIQQGVKTKVLMLSATPVNNHFTDLRNQLALAYEGNSQNLSAKLNISTSIEEVFRQTQRVFNEWSKLPAEQRTTDAILSRLDFDFFELLDAVTIARSRKQIQAFYDTSDIGAFPERLPPESVRSPLTDLDGVPSFNEMFERLSSLTLAVYAPLTYVFPSRMGKYELLYDPATSGSMANLGHANRERGLQKLMTVNLLKRLESSIEAFRITLTKLVSTVDQGLSAIDNHVGSVADLAAAIGDLEADDDDFEFPSSGTVGTKVRIDLADMDIESWRQDLAHDAGVIAELLAGVSVVTPQHDLKLQALKQRIQSKIATPINVGNRKVLIFSAFADTAAYLYRELAPQLAQQGLHTAVVTGQGNPRTTLGKGFAFQQVLTLFSPRSKSRHLAMPSEQRDIDVLIGTDCISEGQNLQDCDYLVNYDIHWNPVRIIQRFGRIDRIGSINAQIQLVNFWPDISLDEYINLKERVENRMVIADLAATADDNVLTQESSDTAFRKEQLRKLQDEVIELEDVRTGVSITDLGLNEFRMDLLGYVKEYGDLAAAPKGLHAVVPARPEIGLRPGVLFALRNVNADETINRGNRLHPHYLIYLDNDGNVIADHTEVKHMLDLIRAGSRVHDKPVADVCRIFNAATLEGSDMSRYSDLLTVAIRSMIDVTEERDLDSLFTVGHTTALTQTIAGLDDFELIAFLVILDPSDHPSTAEARQ from the coding sequence GTGCGGATCATCGACAACGTTAATGAGCTGCTGGGTGATGATCTTAAGGCAGAGATTGTCAGGGGTTCGAGGTTGCGCATCGCGGCGTCCTCCTTCTCAATTTTCGCGTTTGAGGCGCTACGCAAAGAGCTGGAGCACCTTGAGGAGTTGCAGTTCATCTTTACCTCGCCCTCTTTCGTAACCGCCAGAGCAACTGACCGACTCCCGAAGGAACAGCGCGAGTTCTTCATCCCGCATGGCCAGAACGGCGAGTCGACGTTGTACGGCTCAGAGTTTGAGATTCGGCTGCGCAACAAGATGACTCAGCGGGCCATCGCGCGCGAGTGCGCTGAGTGGGTGCGGCGAAAGGTGCGGTTCCGGTCGAACAAGACGGCCGCGCCGATGCAGCAGTTCGCCATCGTTGACGATACGGCCGCATACCTGCCGCTCCAAGGTTTCACATCTGCGGATCTGGGCTACGAGCGCGGCAACGCCGTGTCCAACATGGTCACCAAGCTTGACGAAGCGCCGATGACGTCGCAGTACATGCAGCTCTTCGACCAGATCTGGCACAACTCTGCGCAGCTAGAAGACGTGACCGAGGCAGTACACGACCACATTGCGTCGGTGTACGCAGAAAACTCACCAGCCCGCGTCTACTTCCTGATCCTGTTCAATTTGTTCTCGGAGTTCCTCGACGACGTTAACGAGGACGTGTTGCCCAACGACCTGACCGGGTACCAGGACAGTGCGATCTGGAAGAGCCTATACAACTTCCAGCGCGACGCCGCGACGGGCCTGATCAACAAGTTGGAGACCTACAACGGCTGCATCCTCGCTGACAGCGTAGGCCTGGGCAAGACGTTCACGGCGCTGGCGGTCATCAAGTACTACGAGCTGCGCAACAAATCCGTGCTCGTGCTCGCGCCGAAGAAGCTGGCTGAGAACTGGACGAACTACAACGCGAACCTGACCACGAATATCTTTGCGTCCGACCGCTTCAACTATGACGTGCTCGCCCACACCGACCTCTCGCGCACTCGGGGTGAGTCCCTGGGTATCCCGCTGGACCGCGTGAACTGGGGAAACTATGACCTCGTTGTGATCGACGAGTCGCACAATTTTCGCAACGCTGACTTCACCACCGAAAAAGAGACCCGCTACGGGCGACTTATGCGGCAGGTCATCCAGCAGGGTGTGAAGACCAAGGTGCTCATGCTGTCGGCGACGCCGGTTAACAACCACTTCACCGACCTTCGTAATCAACTCGCGCTGGCCTACGAAGGCAACTCGCAGAATCTGTCGGCCAAACTCAACATCTCCACGAGCATTGAGGAAGTATTCCGGCAGACTCAGCGCGTGTTTAACGAATGGTCAAAGCTCCCTGCAGAGCAGCGCACTACCGATGCGATCCTCTCCCGGCTGGACTTCGACTTCTTCGAGCTGCTCGACGCGGTAACCATCGCCCGCTCCCGCAAACAAATTCAAGCGTTCTACGACACATCTGACATAGGGGCGTTCCCCGAACGGTTACCGCCGGAGTCTGTGCGGTCGCCGCTGACCGACCTAGACGGGGTCCCATCATTCAACGAAATGTTCGAGCGGCTGTCGTCACTAACCCTCGCGGTGTACGCACCGCTGACGTACGTTTTCCCGAGCAGGATGGGGAAGTACGAGCTGCTCTACGACCCGGCAACAAGCGGAAGCATGGCCAACCTGGGGCACGCGAACCGTGAGCGTGGCCTCCAGAAGCTCATGACGGTGAACCTACTTAAACGGCTCGAGAGCTCCATCGAGGCATTCCGCATCACCCTTACCAAGCTCGTAAGCACAGTTGACCAAGGACTCTCTGCGATAGACAATCACGTCGGTTCGGTAGCCGATCTCGCGGCGGCCATCGGTGACCTCGAAGCCGATGACGACGATTTTGAGTTCCCCTCCAGCGGCACCGTCGGCACAAAGGTACGGATCGACCTCGCCGACATGGACATCGAATCCTGGCGGCAGGACCTCGCTCACGACGCAGGCGTGATTGCCGAACTGTTGGCAGGGGTCAGCGTCGTCACTCCGCAGCATGACCTGAAGCTCCAGGCACTGAAGCAGCGCATCCAAAGCAAGATCGCCACCCCAATCAACGTGGGCAACCGCAAGGTGCTCATCTTCTCAGCGTTCGCCGACACCGCCGCTTACCTCTACCGCGAACTCGCCCCGCAACTCGCACAGCAGGGCTTGCACACGGCAGTGGTGACCGGCCAGGGCAACCCCCGCACCACGCTCGGCAAGGGCTTCGCCTTCCAGCAAGTGCTCACCCTGTTCTCCCCAAGGTCGAAGTCCCGCCACCTTGCCATGCCGAGCGAGCAGCGCGACATCGATGTACTCATCGGCACCGACTGCATCAGCGAGGGACAGAACCTCCAAGACTGCGACTACTTGGTCAACTACGACATCCACTGGAACCCGGTGCGGATCATCCAGCGGTTCGGTCGCATTGACCGCATCGGCTCTATCAATGCGCAGATCCAACTTGTGAATTTCTGGCCAGATATCTCCCTAGACGAGTACATAAACCTCAAAGAGCGCGTCGAGAACCGCATGGTCATCGCCGACCTCGCCGCGACCGCCGACGACAACGTCCTCACCCAGGAGTCAAGTGACACCGCTTTCCGCAAGGAACAGCTTCGCAAGCTTCAGGACGAGGTAATCGAACTGGAAGACGTGCGCACCGGCGTGTCCATCACCGACCTCGGTCTTAATGAATTCCGCATGGACCTGCTGGGTTACGTCAAGGAGTACGGCGACCTCGCCGCAGCCCCCAAGGGCCTGCACGCAGTCGTACCCGCACGGCCCGAGATTGGCCTGCGTCCCGGCGTCCTCTTCGCACTCCGCAACGTCAACGCCGACGAGACAATCAACCGCGGAAACCGCCTGCACCCGCACTACCTCATCTACCTCGACAATGACGGCAACGTGATTGCCGACCATACCGAGGTCAAGCACATGCTCGATCTCATCCGTGCGGGATCCCGTGTCCATGACAAACCCGTCGCCGACGTCTGCCGGATCTTCAACGCCGCCACCCTCGAGGGCTCCGACATGAGCCGCTACTCTGACCTGCTTACTGTCGCGATCCGCTCCATGATCGACGTCACCGAGGAACGTGACCTCGACAGCCTGTTCACCGTCGGGCACACGACGGCGCTCACCCAAACCATCGCTGGACTCGACGACTTTGAACTCATCGCTTTCCTCGTCATCCTTGACCCGTCCGATCATCCTTCCACTGCGGAGGCGAGACAATGA